One genomic region from Spirulina subsalsa PCC 9445 encodes:
- a CDS encoding AraC family transcriptional regulator, with product MGSRESGVGNGESGVGNGESGVGSRESGIGNRE from the coding sequence ATGGGGAGTCGGGAGTCGGGAGTCGGGAATGGGGAGTCGGGAGTCGGGAATGGGGAGTCGGGAGTCGGGAGTCGGGAGTCGGGAATAGGGAATAGGGAATAG
- a CDS encoding P-II family nitrogen regulator produces MKKVEAIIRPFKLDEVKIALVNAGIVGMTVSEVRGFGRQKGQTERYRGSEYTVEFLQKLKVEIVVEDSQVDMVVEKIVAAAKTGEIGDGKIFVTPVEQIIRIRTGEKDLEAV; encoded by the coding sequence TTGAAGAAGGTAGAAGCTATTATCCGACCCTTTAAGCTTGATGAGGTTAAGATTGCTCTCGTCAATGCCGGAATCGTAGGGATGACTGTTTCTGAAGTCCGAGGTTTTGGACGGCAGAAGGGGCAAACCGAGCGCTATCGCGGTTCTGAGTACACGGTTGAGTTCTTACAAAAGCTAAAAGTGGAAATTGTGGTTGAAGATAGCCAAGTTGATATGGTCGTGGAAAAAATCGTTGCTGCCGCTAAGACGGGCGAAATCGGCGATGGTAAAATCTTTGTCACTCCGGTGGAACAAATTATTAGAATCCGCACGGGAGAGAAGGATTTAGAGGCCGTTTAG